One stretch of Brettanomyces nanus chromosome 4, complete sequence DNA includes these proteins:
- a CDS encoding uncharacterized protein (MEROPS:MER0000727) yields MTHTVKRIALENLAEWSKEYQDDKVGQLAGSVFQHGNIDELLINRKHEIADKQIFNTKIEPEGAPVTDQKSSGRCWLFASTNLLRLRLMNKYNLKECRLSPSYLFFYDKLEKSNFFLEQIIDTAKEDVNSRLVQWFLSDPISDGGQFTMMTQIVDKYGLVPNDIYPDSFNTTLSRVMDRLITSKLREYAQVLREKIAKGESIDGEKLRMQHSIYRLLCIFLGEPPKPDDEFVWEYYDKENKFHSLQTTPKKFVTENIDFQTPEYVSLLNDPRNSYNRVVKIDRLGNVTGGQTVSYLNMDIDVLSQAVVNRIKNNQAVFFGTDTPKFMDKKRGIMDVDLWDYKLIGYDQRSVDKASRVIYHNSLMTHAMLITAVHLDENGKPVRYRVENSWSSKSGSEGYYVMTQDYFKEYVYQVVVEKKDIPEYVSLLEDKEPVVLPPYDPMGALAMN; encoded by the coding sequence ATGACTCACACTGTTAAACGGATTGCATTGGAAAACTTGGCCGAATGGTCGAAGGAATATCAGGACGACAAAGTTGGCCAATTGGCCGGTTCTGTCTTTCAACATGGTAATATTGACGAGTTACTAATCAACAGAAAGCACGAGATCGCTGACAAGCAGATTTTCAACACAAAAATTGAGCCGGAAGGTGCTCCCGTTACCGATCAGAAGTCTTCAGGAAGATGCTGGTTGTTTGCATCGACCAACTTGTTGAGACTTCGTCTTATGAATAAGTATAACTTGAAGGAGTGTCGTCTAAGTCCCTCCTATTTGTTCTTCTACGACAAGTTAGAGAAGTCgaatttttttcttgagCAGATCATTGATACTGCCAAGGAAGATGTGAATTCTCGTTTGGTCCAGTGGTTCCTTAGCGATCCCATATCGGATGGAGGACAGTTCACCATGATGACTCAAATTGTCGACAAGTATGGTTTAGTTCCAAACGATATCTACCCTGATTCGTTCAACACGACTCTTTCAAGAGTCATGGACAGATTGATTACATCCAAGTTGCGTGAATACGCTCAGGTTTTGCGTGAGAAGATCGCCAAGGGTGAATCTATAGACGGCGAGAAGCTCAGAATGCAACATTCGATCTACAGATTGCTTTGCATATTCCTTGGAGAGCCTCCAAAGCCggatgatgaatttgttTGGGAATATTACGATAAGGAAAATAAGttccattctcttcagaCAACTCCTAAGAAGTTCGTCACCGAGAACATCGACTTCCAGACCCCAGAATACGTCTCCTTGTTGAACGATCCTAGAAACTCGTACAATAGGGTGGTGAAGATTGACAGGTTGGGCAATGTTACCGGCGGTCAGACTGTTTCTTACTTGAACATGGACATAGATGTCTTATCTCAAGCTGTAGTTAACCGTATTAAGAACAATCAGGCAGTTTTCTTTGGTACTGATACTCCAAAGTTTATGGACAAGAAACGTGGTATTATGGACGTTGATTTGTGGGATTACAAGTTGATTGGCTATGATCAGAGATCCGTGGACAAAGCATCGCGTGTGATTTATCATAACTCTTTGATGACCCATGCCATGTTGATTACAGCTGTTcatttggatgaaaatgGAAAGCCTGTTAGATATAGGGTTGAGAATAGTTGGTCTTCTAAGTCCGGTAGCGAAGGATACTATGTGATGACCCAGGATTACTTTAAGGAGTATGTTTACCAGGTTGtggttgaaaagaaagatattCCAGAGTACGTCTCGTTGTTGGAAGATAAGGAACCTGTTGTTTTACCACCATATGATCCTATGGGAGCATTGGCCATGAATTAG
- a CDS encoding uncharacterized protein (BUSCO:EOG09343R8B), producing the protein MAFKVLAAAKAAALDKELMTICGYSIDQLMELAGLSVAQSIYKAFPPANYHNCVTLCGPGNNGGDGLVAARHLKLFGYKGLKVYYPRPSSKPLFLNLEKQLAQFEIDVISKDDEKFSRLTSELDKSDIIVDALFGFSFHPPMRAPFDRIIEEMLKAQKLKGKKIVAVDIPSGWDVNDGPINEQVSEYQPDVLVSLTAPKPAALKLSKNSRHYLGGRFISDEIAHRWGIEIPKYNGVDEVVEL; encoded by the coding sequence ATGGCTTTCAAAGTTTTGGCAGCAGCTAAGGCTGCCGCTCTAGATAAAGAACTAATGACTATATGCGGTTACTCTATCGATCAATTGATGGAACTAGCAGGATTGTCCGTGGCACAATCGATCTACAAGGCATTTCCCCCAGCCAACTATCACAATTGTGTAACCCTATGCGGTCCCGGTAATAACGGAGGTGATGGCTTAGTGGCAGCAAGACACCTCAAGTTGTTTGGATACAAGGGCTTGAAAGTGTACTACCCCAGACCTTCCAGCAAGCCACTCTTTCTCAATTTGGAGAAGCAGTTGGCTCAGTTTGAGATCGATGTTATCAGCAAGGACGACGAGAAATTCAGCCGGTTGACTAGTGAGTTGGATAAATCGGACATCATCGTCGATGCTCTGTTCggattttctttccatcctCCAATGAGGGCTCCTTTCGACAGGATCATAGAGGAAATGTTGAAGGCACAGAAATTGAAGGGTAAAAAAATAGTTGCTGTGGATATTCCATCTGGATGGGACGTTAATGATGGACCAATTAACGAGCAGGTTTCGGAGTATCAACCTGATGTATTGGTGTCTTTAACAGCACCAAAGCCAGCAGCCTTGAAACTTAGCAAGAACAGCAGACATTACTTGGGAGGAAGGTTCATTTCCGATGAAATTGCTCACAGATGGGGAATCGAGATTCCTAAATATAACGGAGTTGACGAGGTGGTTGAACTTTAA
- a CDS encoding uncharacterized protein (BUSCO:EOG09340TX3~MEROPS:MER0000364): protein MAVPKRDFDHRDYFLVETFRGSISKVLASHPQWKYEYGARSSERYHVFSVEKGQMVRVVKRDDSIDDAVNSVHHLPPKRLFHRAPIPIAESGSSSSDKPTDSSQLVVEKAREEFGINDPGFSDQWHILNTQFPGDDVNVLPIWRQNITGHGVITAIIDDGLDMDNPDLKDSFCPEGSWDFNDNTALPKPRLSDDYHGTRCAGEISAAKGNDFCGVGVAFDSKVSGIRILSGQITSEDEAAAMVYALDVNDIYSCSWGPPDNGKSMDVPDKIVREAILRGVQEGREGKGALYVFASGNGASHGDSCNFDGYTNSIYSITVTAIDHKGLHPSYAESCAAVMVSTYSSGSGEHIHTTDFHEGCSARHGGTSAAAPLAAGLYALVLEANPDLTWRDIQYLTVLSAVEVDSSSSNWQDSAIPGKRYSYRYGWGKFDAAKMVEMARTNYTLLKPQAWYYMPYTRLPLDKKSSKRSPVLLNSHSSNENPEGVTYSSTFYISPEVMDKTNLDHIEQLTVTVNIDSTKRGVVYVRLISPHNIISRLAQQRTHDLDKAGFRDWTFSSVAHWGEDPVGNWTLEVTNTEADKEEVRFNAWQLKLFGESVDASKAVKYDIDDDYSTINDEEDHQASDIGVQSSTIASGSDLPATSSVESSGLISASSTASPASSEYTHHMVKTHTELYFLSFLIIGFIICLCLLKNRRTPGRARRRDDYEFDIINPEDEDSDFDHNSRINDVQGVLPEDRSLGDVVFSIDDEEVDNGTKTQGSTNDTSNEYMQDPHDVDVGFNKENQERERLFQTSEDEGTEEGEESDGDPFDDSNAFSST, encoded by the coding sequence ATGGCTGTCCCCAAACGAGACTTTGATCATAGGGactattttcttgttgagaCCTTTAGAGGAAGTATCTCGAAGGTATTGGCCTCTCATCCTCAGTGGAAGTATGAGTATGGTGCGAGATCATCTGAGAGATACCATGTTTTTTCTGTGGAAAAGGGTCAAATGGTTAGGGTTGTGAAGAGGGATGACTCTATTGATGACGCTGTAAATTCTGtgcatcatcttccaccTAAAAGATTATTCCATAGAGCTCCAATACCTATCGCCGAATCTGGATCCTCCAGTAGTGATAAGCCCACAGATTCATCACAATTAGTCGTTGAAAAGGCACGTGAGGAGTTTGGTATTAATGATCCAGGGTTTTCCGACCAATGGCACATCCTTAATACGCAGTTTCCTGGTGATGATGTCAACGTGTTACCTATCTGGAGACAGAATATCACAGGCCATGGTGTAATTACTGCCATCATAGACGATGGTCTTGACATGGACAATCCAGATTTAAAGGATTCGTTTTGTCCCGAAGGTTCCTGGGATTTTAATGATAACACAGCTTTACCTAAACCAAGATTGAGCGACGATTATCACGGTACACGATGCGCTGGAGAGATTTCTGCTGCCAAGGGTAATGATTTCTGCGGGGTTGGTGTTGCTTTTGATTCCAAAGTGTCTGGAATCCGAATTCTATCCGGGCAAATTacttctgaagatgaagcgGCAGCCATGGTTTATGCTTTGGACGTTAATGATATCTATTCATGCTCTTGGGGACCGCCTGATAATGGTAAATCTATGGATGTGCCCGATAAAATTGTTCGAGAAGCCATTCTTAGAGGTGTTCAAGAGGGAAGAGAGGGTAAAGGTGCTTTATATGTTTTTGCAAGTGGTAATGGCGCCAGTCATGGTGACAGTTGCAACTTTGATGGCTATACAAACAGCATTTACTCAATAACGGTGACCGCTATTGATCACAAGGGCTTGCATCCTAGCTATGCAGAGTCTTGCGCTGCTGTTATGGTGTCTACTTATTCTTCCGGCTCTGGCGAACATATACACACTACTGATTTCCATGAAGGATGTTCTGCACGTCATGGCGGTACTTCTGCCGCTGCTCCTCTTGCTGCAGGACTTTATGCTTTGGTTTTGGAGGCCAATCCCGATCTTACCTGGAGAGACATTCAATACTTGACTGTTTTATCTGCTGTTGAAGTGGATTCTTCTAGTTCTAATTGGCAAGACTCTGCCATTCCAGGTAAAAGATATTCATACAGGTATGGATGGGGTAAATTTGATGCTGCCAAGATGGTAGAGATGGCTAGAACGAACTACACATTATTAAAGCCCCAAGCATGGTATTATATGCCATACACTAGACTGCCCCTTGATAAGAAATCCTCAAAAAGATCGCCAGTTCTTCTTAACTCCCACTCTTCCAATGAGAATCCCGAAGGAGTCACCTATAGTTCAACTTTCTACATTTCCCCCGAGGTTATGGACAAAACTAATTTAGATCATATCGAACAACTTACGGTGACAGTCAATATTGATTCCACAAAACGTGGTGTTGTATACGTTCGTCTCATATCCCCTCACAATATCATCTCACGTCTAGCTCAACAGAGAACCCATGATCTAGATAAAGCAGGTTTTCGAGATTGGACTTTTTCATCTGTGGCTCACTGGGGAGAAGATCCAGTGGGGAACTGGACTCTAGAGGTCACAAATACTGAAGCTGACAAAGAAGAGGTTAGATTTAATGCGTGGCAACTGAAACTCTTTGGCGAATCCGTCGATGCTTCCAAAGCGGTTAAATATGATATAGACGATGATTACAGTACTATTAACGACGAGGAGGATCATCAAGCATCAGATATAGGAGTCCAGTCTTCTACAATTGCATCCGGGTCGGATCTTCCAGCGACATCCTCCGTAGAATCATCTGGCCTgatttctgcttcatctaCCGCCTCGCCGGCATCTTCTGAATATACACACCACATGGTCAAAACACACACGGAGTTGTATTTTCTATCATTCCTAATTATTGGCTTCATAATATGTCTCTGTCTGCTAAAGAATAGAAGAACACCCGGACgtgcaagaagaagagatgattACGAGTTCGATATTATTAATCCGGAGGACGAAGACTCCGATTTTGATCATAATTCACGAATTAACGATGTTCAAGGTGTTCTGCCGGAGGATCGTTCTTTGGGAGATGTTGTGTTCAGTATAGACGACGAGGAAGTGGATAATGGTACAAAGACGCAAGGTTCTACTAACGATACTTCCAATGAATACATGCAAGATCCTCATGACGTCGATGTTGGATTTAACAAGGAAAACCaggaaagagagagattgTTCCAAACCAGTGAAGATGAGGGTACAGAGGAGGGTGAAGAAAGTGATGGCGATCCGTTTGATGACTCCAATGCATTTAGTTCAACGTAg